The stretch of DNA GAGAAAGCTTGCCGGCCCGCGCCAGCTGCGAAAGCTCAGCCATTTCCGCAGCCAGCGCTGCGATGCCCTTGCGGTCGGCATCGCGGATCACCGGCACCACCAGACCATTGGGCGTGTCGGCGGCGAAGCCGATGTTGAAGTAGTGCTTCTGCACCACCTCGTCGCCCTCAAGGCTCACGTTGAACTGCGGGAAGCGCTGCAGTGCCGCCACGCAGGCCTTGATCAGGAACGCCAGCAAGGTGACCTTGGCTTGCCCGTCTCGCACTTCCTGGTTGAGCTGCACGCGCAACGCTTCGAGCTCGCTGACATCGGCCTGGCTGTGGTTGGTGACGTGGGGAATACGCACCCAGTTGCGGTGCAAGTTGGCCGCCGAGAGGCGCTTGATACGCGACAACGAACGGCGCTCGACCGGGCCGAACTGGCTGAAGTCCACTTCCGGCCAGGGCAGCAGGCCCAGCCCGTCGCCAACGCTGGCAGTTGGCCGTTCGCGCTGTGCCTTGACGAAGGCCAGCACGTCCTCGCGCAGCAGCCGGCCGTTGGGGCCGGTGGCCGATACCTGTTCGAGTTCGACGGCCAGTTCACGTGCCAGCTTGCGCACAGCCGGACCGGCCAGCGCCAGTTGTGGCTTCCTTGCGCTTTCAGCGGCAGGTGCCGGTAAGGCAGCAGGCGTAGCGGCCACCGGCTCAAGGCTCACCAGCGGCGCGGCCTCGTCGGGCGCAGCATGCACTCCAGCCGGCTCGATATCGGCGATTACACTGCCGCGCGAGACCTTGTCACCTGGCTTTATCAGCACCTGGCGAATGATGCACTGCAAGGTGCTGGGCACATCCATCACCGCCTTGTCGGACTCGAGCACGATCAGCGGCTGCTCCACGGCGACCACGTCTCCGGCCTTGATCAAAACCTCCACCACGGGCAGG from Pseudomonas putida encodes:
- a CDS encoding 2-oxo acid dehydrogenase subunit E2, which encodes MQQLMVPDIGDFKDLPVVEVLIKAGDVVAVEQPLIVLESDKAVMDVPSTLQCIIRQVLIKPGDKVSRGSVIADIEPAGVHAAPDEAAPLVSLEPVAATPAALPAPAAESARKPQLALAGPAVRKLARELAVELEQVSATGPNGRLLREDVLAFVKAQRERPTASVGDGLGLLPWPEVDFSQFGPVERRSLSRIKRLSAANLHRNWVRIPHVTNHSQADVSELEALRVQLNQEVRDGQAKVTLLAFLIKACVAALQRFPQFNVSLEGDEVVQKHYFNIGFAADTPNGLVVPVIRDADRKGIAALAAEMAELSQLARAGKLSPAQMQGGCFSISSLGGIGGGHFTPIINAPEVAILGVGRAELQPRWDGNAFQPRLQLPLSLSWDHRAVDGAEAGRFLAYLATLLGDFRRVLV